In Schaalia sp. JY-X169, the following are encoded in one genomic region:
- a CDS encoding succinate dehydrogenase/fumarate reductase iron-sulfur subunit — MKLKLEVLRQDNADANPRWERFTVDDLDESMSILEVLDRLNERLVSAGRDAVTFESDCREGICGACGITVNGFPHGPEENTPACHQRLRSFQDGQTVRISPLGSAAYPVIRDLMVDRRALDAVIEAGGYVSIDTGTAPDAEAVPVDHTTVENALDFAACIGCGACVAACPNGSANLFVGSKLMHLSLLPLPAEERARRAKRMVEVADQNFGPCSNYGECAIVCPASIPLSAVAAVNHERLRSGMLRRLFPQRG; from the coding sequence ATGAAACTCAAGTTGGAGGTCCTTCGCCAGGACAATGCTGATGCCAACCCACGCTGGGAACGTTTCACGGTGGACGACCTCGACGAATCGATGTCCATCCTTGAGGTCCTTGACCGGCTCAACGAACGTTTGGTCTCTGCGGGTCGGGACGCCGTCACGTTTGAGTCGGACTGTCGAGAAGGTATCTGCGGTGCCTGTGGGATCACGGTAAATGGATTTCCTCACGGCCCAGAAGAGAACACGCCCGCCTGCCACCAGCGCCTGCGCTCCTTCCAAGATGGGCAGACGGTACGCATTTCTCCCCTCGGCTCAGCGGCATATCCTGTCATTCGGGATCTCATGGTTGATCGGCGCGCACTAGACGCGGTGATTGAAGCCGGTGGCTACGTCAGCATCGACACGGGCACTGCCCCGGACGCCGAAGCGGTGCCGGTGGACCACACAACTGTAGAGAACGCTCTGGACTTCGCGGCATGTATCGGGTGTGGTGCGTGTGTGGCGGCCTGTCCTAATGGGTCAGCCAACCTGTTTGTCGGGTCGAAGCTGATGCACCTGTCTCTCCTGCCGCTCCCCGCTGAGGAGCGTGCCCGCAGGGCCAAGCGCATGGTCGAAGTGGCGGATCAGAACTTTGGCCCCTGTTCCAACTACGGCGAATGCGCGATCGTCTGCCCGGCTTCAATCCCCCTGTCGGCGGTCGCGGCAGTGAATCACGAACGGTTGCGCTCAGGCATGCTCCGTCGCCTTTTTCCCCAGCGGGGCTAG
- a CDS encoding fumarate reductase/succinate dehydrogenase flavoprotein subunit gives MSFGISWQKRGKTTRPFVAPPSSAPRVQVGSTVDSGVPDGDPETAWARRKDQYRLVSPLNRSKFTVVVVGTGLAGAGACATLGELGYNVEAVTYHDAPRRAHSVAAQGGINAARARKVDGDSLGRFVKDTVKGGDFRGREAEAFRLGEESVRVIDHMNAIGAPFAREYGGTLATRSFGGVQVSRTYYTRGQSGQQLQIAAAQALLRQVDRGRVTLHTRTEMLDLIVKDGEARGVVVRDLVTGEVRAIPAHAVILATGGYGSVYYYSTLALNSNATAAWRAHMRGAWMSHPSFVQFHPTALPVNSPWQSKTILMSESLRNDGRIWVPKVAGDSRAPGEIPESERDYYLERKYPAFGNLAPRDISSRAATEQINLGKGVGPLKNSVYLDFSDAISKVGAKTIGERYGNLFTMYQHATGEDPYTVPMRIAPGAHFTMGGLWTDYDLMSNIPGLFVGGEAGWSYHGANRLGANSLLSACVDGWFTLPFSVPNYLAPHLGETLIDEDDPAVLATVRDVSTRVSRLLEVGGDVSPGAFHRELGDILYRGCGVERSETSLTEARREVIELRERFWREVSVPGSGENINQTLEKAGRVADFLDLAELMIVDALDRRESAGAHFRSEYQVDGEAKRDDRNWAFASAWQSARDSSGRLSFIRHCEPLTFTAVPLATRSYA, from the coding sequence ATGAGTTTTGGGATTTCTTGGCAAAAGCGCGGCAAAACGACCCGGCCTTTTGTGGCTCCGCCCTCGTCGGCGCCACGTGTCCAAGTTGGGTCTACGGTGGATTCCGGAGTTCCGGACGGAGACCCAGAGACCGCGTGGGCGCGCCGCAAAGACCAGTACCGCCTTGTTAGTCCGCTCAACCGCAGTAAGTTCACCGTCGTTGTAGTTGGGACAGGACTGGCCGGAGCGGGCGCTTGCGCGACCCTTGGCGAACTCGGCTACAACGTTGAGGCAGTCACGTACCATGATGCTCCGCGACGGGCCCACTCAGTTGCTGCACAGGGAGGCATAAACGCCGCCCGAGCACGCAAGGTCGACGGAGACTCGCTAGGTCGGTTCGTGAAAGATACCGTCAAGGGCGGAGACTTTCGAGGGCGCGAAGCAGAGGCATTTCGCCTTGGTGAGGAGTCGGTACGCGTCATCGACCACATGAACGCTATTGGAGCGCCGTTTGCCAGGGAGTATGGAGGGACGCTTGCGACGCGTTCCTTTGGTGGGGTGCAGGTTTCCAGGACGTACTACACGCGGGGTCAGTCGGGTCAGCAGTTGCAGATCGCTGCAGCTCAAGCACTATTGCGGCAGGTTGATCGCGGCCGGGTCACGCTGCACACCAGAACCGAGATGCTCGACCTCATCGTCAAGGATGGTGAGGCGCGCGGGGTGGTTGTCCGCGACTTGGTGACCGGTGAGGTACGCGCAATTCCTGCTCACGCCGTTATCTTGGCGACCGGCGGATACGGGTCCGTCTACTACTACTCAACGCTAGCGTTGAACTCAAATGCCACGGCAGCGTGGAGGGCTCACATGCGTGGGGCGTGGATGTCACACCCCAGTTTCGTGCAGTTCCACCCCACCGCACTGCCCGTTAACTCCCCGTGGCAGTCCAAAACGATTCTGATGAGCGAATCTCTTCGTAATGACGGAAGGATCTGGGTCCCAAAGGTTGCGGGCGATTCCCGCGCGCCGGGTGAGATCCCAGAGTCGGAGCGGGACTACTACCTAGAGCGAAAGTATCCGGCATTTGGAAACCTGGCTCCGCGCGACATTTCGTCGAGGGCGGCAACTGAGCAGATCAACCTCGGTAAGGGCGTGGGTCCGCTGAAGAACTCGGTGTACCTCGATTTCTCAGACGCAATCTCGAAAGTGGGCGCTAAGACGATTGGTGAACGCTACGGGAACCTCTTCACCATGTACCAGCACGCAACGGGAGAGGACCCATACACCGTCCCCATGCGCATTGCCCCGGGAGCTCACTTCACGATGGGGGGCCTGTGGACGGACTATGACCTGATGAGCAACATTCCCGGCCTCTTTGTGGGTGGGGAAGCAGGCTGGAGCTATCACGGCGCAAACCGACTGGGGGCAAATTCGCTGCTCAGTGCGTGTGTTGACGGCTGGTTCACCCTGCCGTTCTCCGTTCCCAACTACTTGGCGCCGCATTTGGGGGAAACTCTGATCGACGAGGACGACCCAGCGGTGCTCGCGACGGTTCGCGATGTCTCAACCAGGGTGAGCAGACTCCTTGAAGTTGGCGGAGACGTCAGCCCAGGAGCCTTCCACCGCGAACTGGGCGACATTCTCTATAGGGGTTGCGGGGTTGAGCGTTCTGAGACATCGCTGACTGAGGCAAGGCGCGAAGTGATTGAGCTCCGGGAGAGGTTCTGGAGGGAAGTTTCCGTGCCCGGATCGGGAGAAAACATCAACCAAACCCTCGAAAAAGCAGGTAGGGTCGCCGACTTCTTGGATTTGGCTGAGCTAATGATCGTTGACGCCTTAGACCGCCGCGAATCAGCCGGGGCCCACTTCCGCAGCGAGTACCAGGTTGATGGCGAAGCAAAGCGAGATGACAGGAACTGGGCGTTTGCCTCAGCGTGGCAGAGCGCCCGGGACTCATCGGGGCGACTGTCCTTCATCCGCCATTGCGAACCGCTCACCTTCACTGCGGTCCCACTTGCCACAAGGAGCTACGCATGA
- a CDS encoding succinate dehydrogenase cytochrome b subunit produces the protein MATKTDSASTDLEKVHGGWRPPGNWALKVTMAVTGLIWVAFVLIHLYGNLKVFIGPDSFNTYAHWLRHAFYPLFPEGFILWAMRIILVVALLLHVWAATIVWLRGRRAGGKSARINLRDRARGGRGTVKSVSAQLMPYTGVAILAFLIMHVLDLTLGASPVAPVEFAGHTESASYAYANLVASFQRPWMAAIYLLVMVLLSAHVFHGVQTAGQDLGAMGYRLRQVLVWVGGLCALVILAGNGFIPVAVQMGWLS, from the coding sequence ATGGCGACGAAGACAGACTCAGCAAGCACCGACCTTGAGAAGGTGCACGGCGGATGGCGACCTCCCGGCAACTGGGCGCTAAAAGTGACGATGGCAGTGACCGGCCTGATCTGGGTGGCGTTCGTGCTGATCCACCTCTACGGCAACCTCAAAGTCTTCATTGGCCCCGATTCCTTCAACACCTACGCCCACTGGCTTCGCCACGCGTTCTACCCGCTCTTTCCCGAGGGATTCATACTCTGGGCCATGAGGATCATCCTTGTGGTGGCACTCTTGCTTCATGTCTGGGCGGCTACCATCGTGTGGCTGCGAGGACGCAGAGCGGGCGGCAAGAGCGCACGCATCAATCTGCGGGACCGAGCACGCGGCGGCCGGGGCACCGTGAAGTCAGTTTCTGCGCAGTTGATGCCATACACGGGCGTAGCGATTCTCGCCTTCCTGATCATGCACGTTCTTGACCTCACCCTTGGAGCCTCTCCCGTCGCACCCGTGGAGTTTGCGGGGCACACCGAATCGGCCTCCTACGCCTACGCGAACCTGGTTGCCTCGTTTCAGAGACCTTGGATGGCTGCCATCTACCTTCTTGTGATGGTGTTGCTTTCTGCGCACGTGTTCCACGGGGTGCAAACCGCTGGGCAAGACCTCGGAGCAATGGGTTACCGCTTGCGGCAGGTGCTGGTTTGGGTGGGCGGCTTGTGCGCGCTGGTGATTTTGGCGGGCAATGGCTTTATTCCGGTGGCGGTGCAGATGGGGTGGTTGTCATGA
- a CDS encoding CoA pyrophosphatase, protein MSRSVEDALSDLRRLADNAESFDFDMPVDGGGLAVRKSAVLLLFGSLDAVPAATPLGAVPPELDVLLLRRSTTLSHHPGQIAFPGGGVEPGDCSPFATAVREAAEETGLEPAGVTDLGPLTTALIPNSGNLVTPVLAWWHKASPLVPDGTETADVFRVPVGELLDPVRRGVSILNHSGTRFTGPMFVLGPQFGGHIVWGFTAMILSRLFDELGWTIPWDRSRVKSVTSSI, encoded by the coding sequence ATGTCTAGATCAGTGGAGGATGCGCTTTCCGACCTCCGACGCTTGGCTGACAATGCTGAGTCCTTCGATTTCGATATGCCGGTTGATGGAGGGGGACTCGCAGTTCGCAAGTCGGCCGTGCTACTTCTCTTTGGGAGCCTTGATGCGGTTCCCGCAGCCACGCCTCTCGGCGCGGTACCACCGGAGTTGGACGTCCTCCTGCTTCGCCGCTCCACCACGCTCAGCCACCACCCCGGGCAGATTGCCTTTCCCGGGGGAGGGGTCGAGCCCGGTGACTGCAGCCCATTTGCCACCGCGGTAAGGGAAGCAGCAGAGGAAACCGGCTTGGAACCGGCGGGAGTCACCGACCTGGGGCCCCTCACGACCGCACTGATTCCAAACAGCGGTAACCTGGTGACCCCGGTCCTAGCCTGGTGGCACAAAGCCTCACCGCTGGTACCAGATGGGACAGAAACGGCTGACGTGTTTCGGGTGCCAGTCGGTGAGCTTCTGGACCCAGTGCGACGGGGTGTCTCCATACTGAACCATTCCGGCACGCGGTTTACGGGTCCCATGTTCGTCCTCGGACCCCAGTTCGGGGGCCACATTGTCTGGGGTTTCACGGCAATGATCCTTTCCCGACTATTCGATGAGCTGGGGTGGACGATTCCGTGGGACCGAAGTCGCGTCAAAAGCGTGACCTCTTCCATATAG
- a CDS encoding glycerate kinase, translating to MNCHNRHVKVVIAPDSFKESMSAAMAAEAMRRGLLTAVPHAHVIVCPMADGGEGSLQTVLNAPASRFAPVQMCVQGALGQPKTTRYAWNGVQRNAFIESAEAIGLQTVPPSERNIWRQSSFGVGELVRDALDWGARKITVGLGGSSTNDGGVGALAALGMRLMDEDGNAVEATPQGLKSLARVDLGQLDPRIFECELEVAVDVDNPLFGPRGATAVFGPQKGATPDDIPQLEVVLERLVGAVHSASGADGTSNTHIRPGAGAAGGLGWAFMEVLGATPKSGVDLISQIVGLPDALSGADLLLTGEGSFDAQTLGGKTVMGVVQQAAQRGIPTVVFAGRVNSQKSDILDGIKDIVEISPRDLPLEVALQNGPTNLEKAVAAYFTQTKH from the coding sequence ATGAACTGCCACAATCGACATGTGAAGGTCGTAATCGCACCCGACTCGTTCAAAGAGTCCATGTCTGCAGCCATGGCTGCAGAGGCCATGAGGCGGGGCCTTCTGACGGCTGTCCCCCATGCTCATGTAATCGTCTGCCCGATGGCTGACGGTGGGGAAGGGTCCTTGCAGACCGTACTCAACGCCCCTGCTAGCCGGTTCGCTCCCGTTCAGATGTGCGTCCAAGGCGCCCTCGGGCAACCAAAAACTACGCGGTATGCCTGGAATGGCGTTCAACGTAACGCCTTTATCGAGTCTGCGGAAGCAATCGGGCTACAAACCGTCCCTCCTTCAGAGAGGAACATCTGGAGACAGTCATCGTTCGGGGTCGGCGAACTCGTCCGCGATGCACTGGATTGGGGCGCCCGGAAAATCACCGTGGGGCTCGGTGGTAGTTCCACAAACGACGGTGGCGTCGGCGCACTGGCTGCCCTCGGTATGCGACTTATGGACGAGGACGGAAATGCAGTCGAGGCCACCCCACAGGGATTGAAGAGCCTTGCCCGGGTTGACCTAGGGCAGCTGGATCCACGCATCTTCGAGTGTGAACTCGAGGTCGCAGTGGATGTCGACAATCCCCTGTTCGGACCTCGGGGCGCGACAGCGGTTTTTGGTCCTCAAAAAGGGGCTACACCCGATGATATTCCTCAACTCGAAGTGGTTCTCGAACGCCTGGTGGGCGCCGTCCATTCCGCCTCCGGAGCGGACGGCACTTCCAACACTCACATACGGCCCGGTGCCGGCGCTGCCGGAGGGTTGGGGTGGGCCTTCATGGAGGTCCTCGGCGCCACACCGAAGTCTGGAGTCGACCTGATCTCTCAGATCGTGGGACTTCCTGATGCGCTGTCTGGCGCAGACCTCCTCCTCACCGGTGAAGGCAGTTTCGATGCCCAAACCCTGGGTGGAAAAACAGTCATGGGCGTTGTCCAGCAGGCGGCACAACGCGGCATTCCAACCGTGGTGTTTGCTGGACGTGTCAACAGTCAAAAATCCGACATCTTGGATGGAATCAAGGACATTGTGGAAATCAGCCCACGCGATCTTCCCTTAGAGGTCGCTCTTCAGAATGGGCCCACCAACCTCGAAAAGGCGGTAGCAGCCTATTTCACGCAGACGAAGCACTGA
- a CDS encoding GTP pyrophosphokinase family protein, protein MSTSSESQQIVTMPQPSIEMANFARQMRDDFTRMMMEYQFGIDEVLTKVTILREEFLHLQKYNPIEHVTSRVKSAESILSKMNRRGIAPSVQAIRENVRDIAGIRITCSFKADTYRVLQALSSQDDITILELKDYIANPKPNGYKSLHAIIEIPVFLSTGPVRVPVEIQIRTIAMDFWAALEHKIFYKYDGEVPDHIVEELTEAAAAAEILDHRMEQLHRQVHGNSSFVEEPATPVLNEEVLQQLWEQARRSS, encoded by the coding sequence ATGAGTACGTCCTCCGAGTCGCAACAAATCGTCACCATGCCGCAGCCCAGCATCGAGATGGCGAACTTTGCAAGGCAAATGCGTGACGACTTCACGCGCATGATGATGGAGTACCAGTTCGGTATTGATGAGGTCCTCACCAAGGTGACGATCCTTCGGGAAGAGTTCCTGCACTTGCAGAAGTACAACCCGATTGAGCACGTCACCTCCAGGGTTAAGTCTGCAGAATCCATTCTTTCGAAAATGAACCGTCGGGGGATTGCCCCTTCGGTTCAGGCGATTCGGGAGAATGTGCGGGACATAGCGGGGATACGCATCACCTGCAGTTTCAAAGCAGACACATATCGGGTGCTGCAGGCACTCAGTTCTCAGGATGACATTACAATCCTTGAGCTCAAGGACTATATCGCCAACCCTAAGCCCAATGGATACAAGAGTCTCCACGCGATTATTGAGATCCCCGTTTTCCTTTCTACGGGTCCGGTACGGGTGCCGGTGGAGATCCAGATCAGAACCATTGCTATGGATTTCTGGGCTGCGTTGGAGCACAAGATTTTCTACAAGTATGACGGTGAAGTGCCGGACCACATTGTCGAAGAGCTGACAGAAGCGGCTGCTGCGGCAGAGATCTTGGATCATCGTATGGAGCAGCTCCACCGCCAGGTACATGGCAACTCAAGCTTCGTTGAAGAGCCTGCGACCCCGGTTCTCAATGAGGAAGTACTCCAGCAACTGTGGGAACAGGCCCGCCGCTCAAGTTGA
- the galT gene encoding UDP-glucose--hexose-1-phosphate uridylyltransferase: MADAQTRTVSRYIDALVDYAHQRGLIEASDRVWARNGVLEELQRDTYVAADEGERIRGLDVAQILDVLTDDAVARGVVEQDSVVYRDLFDTALMGRLTPPPREVRRRFRELAEVDPQSATDWYYALSQDTNYIRRDRMAKDVAWQSATDYGTIDMTINLAKPEKDPRAIAAARNMPAAEYPLCLLCAENEGYAGRLNHPARQNHRLVPVTINSAPWYIQYSPYVYYNEHCIVFNEEHTPMKIDRAAFGKLLDFVAQFPHYFVGSNADLPIVGGSILSHDHFQGGRFEFAMERAPLRETVEFTGYEDVDAGIVEWPMSVLRLTADDPHRLIDLADKILTKWRGYTDEDAMVLAVTDGEPHSTITPIARRRGARFELDLVLRNNLTTEEHPLGLYHPHAELHHLKKENIGLIEVMGLAVLPARLKDELAAVADGLVASADLRESELTEKHAEWAEGFADRVTAENAQKVVEDEVGKAFATVLEHAGVYKNDPEGSAAFQRFISYVNGEDSTLSA; the protein is encoded by the coding sequence GTGGCCGACGCCCAAACACGAACAGTCAGCAGATACATTGATGCCCTGGTGGATTACGCACATCAGCGGGGCTTGATTGAAGCCTCGGACCGGGTGTGGGCTCGCAACGGAGTCCTAGAAGAACTGCAGCGGGACACTTACGTGGCGGCCGATGAAGGTGAGCGGATTCGGGGCCTGGACGTGGCGCAAATCCTCGATGTCCTGACTGATGACGCGGTTGCTCGCGGCGTTGTCGAGCAGGACTCTGTGGTGTACCGCGACCTCTTCGATACTGCTCTCATGGGCCGACTAACTCCGCCGCCGCGCGAAGTTCGCCGCCGGTTCCGCGAACTTGCCGAGGTCGACCCCCAGTCCGCGACCGACTGGTACTACGCCCTTAGTCAAGACACCAACTACATTCGCCGCGATCGCATGGCGAAAGATGTTGCCTGGCAGAGCGCCACAGACTACGGGACAATCGACATGACGATTAACCTGGCGAAGCCTGAGAAGGACCCCAGAGCCATCGCGGCGGCACGCAACATGCCGGCAGCCGAATACCCGCTGTGCCTGCTGTGCGCAGAGAACGAAGGGTACGCGGGAAGACTCAATCACCCAGCCCGGCAGAACCATCGTTTGGTTCCGGTGACGATCAACAGCGCGCCCTGGTACATCCAGTACTCGCCATACGTCTACTACAACGAGCACTGCATCGTCTTCAATGAAGAGCACACACCGATGAAGATCGACCGGGCCGCGTTTGGGAAACTACTGGACTTTGTCGCTCAGTTTCCCCACTACTTTGTTGGGTCGAATGCGGACTTACCAATTGTCGGCGGGTCAATTCTCTCTCACGACCACTTCCAGGGGGGCCGATTCGAGTTCGCAATGGAGCGGGCACCCCTGCGTGAGACAGTCGAGTTCACCGGGTACGAGGACGTGGACGCCGGCATTGTCGAGTGGCCCATGTCGGTCCTGCGCCTCACCGCTGACGATCCACATCGACTGATTGACCTGGCCGACAAGATCCTCACGAAGTGGCGCGGTTACACGGACGAGGACGCCATGGTTCTTGCGGTCACGGATGGGGAACCCCATTCCACAATCACGCCGATTGCGCGCAGACGCGGCGCACGGTTTGAACTGGATCTGGTCCTCCGCAACAATCTCACCACCGAAGAGCACCCACTTGGTCTCTACCATCCCCACGCTGAACTGCACCACCTCAAGAAAGAGAACATCGGCCTGATTGAAGTTATGGGATTGGCCGTGCTTCCCGCCCGCCTCAAGGATGAACTGGCCGCGGTTGCGGACGGTCTAGTTGCCAGCGCAGACTTGCGGGAAAGCGAACTAACTGAAAAACATGCGGAGTGGGCTGAGGGGTTTGCAGATCGGGTCACTGCCGAAAATGCCCAGAAGGTGGTCGAGGACGAGGTGGGGAAGGCTTTTGCAACCGTCCTCGAACATGCGGGCGTGTACAAGAATGACCCTGAGGGAAGTGCCGCTTTCCAGCGGTTTATTTCCTACGTGAATGGAGAAGATTCAACCCTGTCAGCCTGA
- a CDS encoding galactokinase family protein, whose product MDSNELLTRLRDGNLNEVLADLYGSSDSELDAATERLIHLVEVYEDVFPGNPATLFTAAGRTEMGGNHTDHQHGRVLAASVNMDMVACAGPNGTNEIRIHQEGFGDLVLDVSDLAQKEAEVGKFPSLVRGVASAIAQRGYTLGGFNAVVDSQVLAGSGLSSSAAYEVLIGNILNTLFCDGELSSIELAQIGQYAENVYFGKPSGLMDQMACSIGGVVSIDFGDPAHPLVDEVGFAMADSGHVLCIIDSGADHADLTDDYSAITHDMGAVANYFGQDHLRDVDEEMFWADLAGVRAATSDRALLRAIHFFQDNARVPVQASALAGGHFDDFLDLVTESGVSSATNLQNIYSVSAPEGQAVGLTIALAEKLLAGRGAVRVHGGGFAGTVQAYVPENEAADFKANIEAVLGPNMCHILRIRPVGGGVIAG is encoded by the coding sequence ATGGACTCTAACGAGCTGCTGACGCGTCTGCGCGATGGAAATCTTAACGAAGTCTTGGCTGATCTTTACGGTTCAAGCGACTCTGAGCTTGATGCCGCAACGGAGCGGCTGATCCACCTGGTGGAGGTGTACGAGGACGTCTTTCCGGGCAATCCAGCGACACTATTTACCGCAGCTGGGCGAACCGAGATGGGTGGGAACCACACGGACCACCAGCACGGCCGGGTTCTGGCCGCATCGGTGAACATGGACATGGTTGCATGCGCGGGCCCAAATGGCACCAACGAAATCCGCATCCACCAGGAAGGCTTCGGTGACCTGGTCCTGGATGTGAGCGACCTGGCTCAAAAAGAGGCCGAGGTCGGGAAGTTCCCCTCTCTGGTCCGTGGGGTTGCCAGTGCGATTGCACAGCGCGGATACACCCTGGGTGGTTTCAATGCTGTCGTTGATTCCCAGGTTTTGGCTGGTTCCGGCCTTTCGTCCTCGGCCGCGTATGAGGTGCTGATTGGCAACATCCTCAACACGTTATTCTGCGATGGTGAACTGTCATCAATAGAGCTGGCCCAGATCGGCCAGTATGCAGAGAACGTTTACTTTGGGAAGCCCTCGGGTCTCATGGACCAGATGGCATGCTCGATTGGTGGGGTTGTCAGCATTGACTTCGGTGACCCGGCACATCCGCTCGTTGACGAGGTCGGTTTTGCCATGGCCGATTCCGGTCACGTCCTGTGCATTATCGATTCGGGTGCAGACCACGCGGATCTTACTGATGACTATTCCGCGATCACCCACGACATGGGTGCGGTCGCGAACTACTTCGGCCAGGACCACCTCAGGGACGTTGACGAAGAGATGTTTTGGGCGGATTTGGCCGGTGTCCGCGCCGCCACAAGCGATCGGGCGCTACTGCGAGCCATCCATTTCTTCCAGGACAATGCCCGCGTTCCCGTTCAGGCCAGCGCATTGGCAGGGGGACACTTCGATGATTTCCTAGACCTGGTCACTGAATCCGGCGTGTCCTCTGCGACGAACCTGCAGAACATCTATTCCGTATCTGCACCGGAGGGACAGGCGGTGGGTTTGACGATCGCCCTCGCTGAGAAGCTACTTGCTGGTCGGGGTGCAGTGCGCGTCCATGGCGGTGGCTTTGCCGGGACCGTGCAGGCATACGTCCCAGAGAATGAAGCAGCAGATTTCAAAGCCAATATCGAAGCGGTGTTGGGACCGAACATGTGTCATATCCTGCGTATCCGCCCAGTTGGTGGCGGAGTTATTGCGGGCTAG
- the pdxY gene encoding pyridoxal kinase PdxY: MRILSIQSAVSYGHVGNSAAVFPLQRMGHEVMPVYTVMFSNHTGYGDWKGPMMTGQNVRDIVAGIDTRGGLGDTELVLSGYQGGNDIGDAILDSVKLVKERNPNALYACDPVLGSAIKGCFVSPEVQALVRDRVVPQADIITPNQFELGFLTGTEPRTLEETLESVDLVRAKGPSTVLVTSVDRPDAPAGTIEMLAVNDEGAWLVQTPRLDFHPSGSGDVTAALFASALVETGSAPQALARTAASIFDLLEATYDAGSSELLLIEAQEAFVNPKRSFEVTQVR, from the coding sequence ATGAGAATCCTTTCGATCCAGTCCGCAGTCTCCTACGGCCACGTCGGCAACTCTGCCGCCGTCTTCCCTCTTCAGCGCATGGGACATGAGGTGATGCCGGTTTATACGGTCATGTTCTCCAATCACACGGGGTACGGGGATTGGAAGGGCCCGATGATGACGGGGCAGAACGTCCGCGACATTGTTGCGGGCATCGACACCAGAGGTGGGCTCGGTGACACCGAACTAGTACTTTCCGGATACCAGGGTGGCAACGACATCGGGGACGCCATCCTCGATTCGGTCAAGTTGGTGAAGGAGCGCAACCCGAATGCGCTCTACGCTTGCGACCCGGTACTGGGAAGTGCCATCAAGGGCTGCTTCGTCTCACCCGAGGTGCAGGCCCTGGTTCGCGACAGGGTGGTGCCCCAAGCGGACATCATCACCCCTAACCAGTTTGAGTTGGGCTTCCTCACCGGGACAGAACCACGCACACTCGAAGAGACCCTGGAATCAGTTGATCTGGTTCGCGCTAAGGGTCCTTCAACCGTCCTCGTCACTTCGGTTGACCGTCCTGACGCACCTGCCGGAACCATCGAAATGCTAGCGGTCAATGACGAGGGCGCCTGGCTGGTGCAAACACCCCGCCTCGACTTCCACCCTTCAGGTTCCGGGGACGTCACCGCCGCACTGTTTGCATCAGCACTGGTTGAAACTGGTTCCGCGCCACAGGCTCTTGCCCGCACAGCGGCCTCCATCTTCGATCTGCTTGAGGCGACCTATGATGCTGGCTCCTCAGAGCTGCTACTGATTGAAGCCCAGGAAGCCTTTGTCAACCCCAAGCGCAGCTTCGAAGTAACTCAGGTACGCTAG
- a CDS encoding aldo/keto reductase, whose translation MAGGTTQTVTSHGGLALPKIGLGTYTLNGIAGAEAIEAAIDMGYRLIDSAFNYENEGATGAAIRASSVPRDQLIYTSKLPGRHHRYDDAVLAIEESLLRTGLDYIDLYLIHWPLPKVDRYVEAWQALIDARDRGLVKWIGVSNFLPEHIERLEAETGVVPEVNQIQCHPYFPDSTQVAYDRSKRIITEAWTPLGKGKALLEEPTIVDIAEAHDATPAQVVLAWHMSRGAVPIPKSSSLERLASNLESVNLDLSEPEVAAITALGEGPEGEGRSPRAGRVLDLDPATHEEF comes from the coding sequence ATGGCGGGTGGGACAACACAGACCGTAACTTCGCACGGAGGGCTAGCCCTACCCAAGATCGGACTTGGCACCTACACACTCAACGGGATTGCCGGGGCCGAAGCGATCGAAGCTGCAATTGACATGGGGTATCGCCTTATTGACTCCGCATTCAACTATGAGAACGAGGGCGCGACTGGTGCTGCAATCAGGGCATCGTCAGTCCCCCGCGACCAACTGATCTACACATCCAAACTGCCCGGACGTCACCACCGCTACGACGATGCCGTCCTCGCCATTGAAGAATCTCTGCTGAGGACGGGCCTTGACTACATCGACCTCTACCTGATCCACTGGCCCCTTCCCAAAGTGGATCGGTACGTGGAGGCGTGGCAGGCACTGATAGACGCCCGCGACCGTGGCCTCGTCAAGTGGATCGGCGTATCCAACTTCCTGCCAGAGCACATTGAGCGCCTTGAAGCAGAAACAGGCGTTGTGCCGGAAGTCAACCAAATACAGTGCCACCCATACTTCCCCGATTCAACCCAGGTCGCCTATGACCGGAGCAAGAGAATCATCACTGAAGCCTGGACGCCACTGGGCAAGGGAAAGGCCCTGCTGGAAGAGCCGACGATTGTTGACATCGCGGAGGCCCATGACGCCACGCCAGCGCAGGTTGTGCTCGCCTGGCACATGAGCCGGGGTGCGGTGCCAATCCCCAAGTCGTCGTCGCTGGAACGCTTGGCCTCCAACCTCGAGTCAGTGAACCTGGATCTCAGTGAACCCGAGGTCGCGGCTATTACTGCGCTCGGGGAAGGCCCTGAAGGCGAAGGTCGCAGCCCGCGTGCCGGTCGCGTCCTCGACCTGGATCCGGCAACCCACGAAGAGTTCTAG